A genomic region of Nymphaea colorata isolate Beijing-Zhang1983 chromosome 2, ASM883128v2, whole genome shotgun sequence contains the following coding sequences:
- the LOC116246836 gene encoding uncharacterized protein LOC116246836, with protein sequence MASCSLSNLDLSAASFQGLLPVRPLKQRIAPAQLSLCNFQHPKKAKFLKYGSRLTVHASYSGDSGRPSSAGVFVGGFILGGIIVGALGCIYAPQISKALAGADRKDLMRKLPKFIYDEEKALEKTRKILTEKIAQLNSAIDEVSSQLRADDTANGAATASDEVEAAI encoded by the exons ATGGCGTCCTGCTCCCTCTCGAACCTCGATCTCTCGGCTGCCTCTTTCCAGG gTTTACTTCCTGTTAGGCCATTGAAGCAAAGAATTGCTCCTGCTCAATTGTCTTTATGCAACTTTCAACACCCGAAGAAAGCCAAATTTTTGAAGTATGGAAGCAGATTAACAGTTCACGCCAGTTACAG TGGGGACAGTGGAAGGCCAAGTAGTGCaggtgtctttgttgggggATTCATATTGGGAGGCATTATAGTTGGAGCTCTTGGCTGTATATATGCACCACAG ATTAGCAAAGCATTGGCTGGAGCAGACAGAAAGGATCTGATGAGAAAACTGCCGAAGTTTATATATGATGAAGAGAAGGCATTGGAG AAAACACGTAAGATCTTAACAGAGAAGATAGCTCAGCTGAACTCTGCAATTGATGAGGTTTCATCTCAGCTTCGAGCTGATGACACGGCAAATGGTGCAGCAACAGCTTCTGATGAAGTTGAAGCTGCTATATGA